A genome region from Pseudomonas helmanticensis includes the following:
- the proP gene encoding glycine betaine/L-proline transporter ProP has translation MKSCKKTVKPIGLNDITIVDDAKMRKAITAAALGNAMEWFDFGVYGFVAYVLGKVFFPGADPGTQMIAALATFSVPFLIRPLGGLFFGALGDKYGRQKVLAATIVIMSLSTFAIGLIPSYASIGIWAPILLLLAKMAQGFSVGGEYTGASIFVAEYAPDRKRGFLGSWLDFGSIAGFVLGAGVVVLISTTLGEAKFEEWGWRLPFFLALPLGMIGLYLRHALEETPAFQQHVEKLEEGDREGLARGPKVSFKEVATKHWRSLMTCIGVVAVTNVTYYMLLTYMPSYLSHNLHYSENRGVLIIIAIMVGMLFVQPAIGFISDKIGRKPFIVVGSIGLFILAIPAFMLINSGKIGLIFAGLLMLAVLLNFFIGVMASTLPAMFPTHIRYSALAAAFNVSVLIAGLTPTIVAWLVESTNDLYMPAYYLMVIAVVGLVTGVTMKETANKPLRGAAPAASDLEEAKELLQEHHDNIEQKIEDIDAEIAALEAKRKELVQQHPRIN, from the coding sequence ATGAAATCATGCAAGAAAACCGTCAAGCCAATCGGCCTGAACGACATCACCATTGTCGACGACGCCAAGATGCGCAAGGCGATCACCGCCGCCGCTCTGGGCAACGCCATGGAATGGTTCGACTTTGGTGTTTATGGCTTTGTCGCCTATGTGCTCGGCAAAGTATTTTTCCCCGGCGCCGATCCCGGCACCCAGATGATCGCCGCGCTCGCGACGTTCTCGGTGCCCTTCCTGATCCGGCCTTTGGGCGGCTTGTTCTTCGGCGCCCTGGGCGACAAGTACGGTCGGCAGAAAGTCCTCGCCGCAACCATCGTCATCATGTCGCTGAGCACCTTCGCCATCGGCCTGATTCCGTCGTATGCCTCGATTGGCATCTGGGCGCCAATCCTGTTGTTGCTGGCAAAAATGGCCCAGGGTTTCTCGGTGGGCGGTGAGTACACCGGTGCGTCGATCTTCGTCGCCGAATATGCGCCGGATCGCAAGCGCGGTTTCCTCGGCAGCTGGCTGGACTTCGGCTCGATCGCCGGCTTCGTCCTCGGTGCCGGGGTCGTGGTGCTGATCTCGACGACGCTGGGCGAAGCCAAGTTCGAAGAATGGGGCTGGCGCCTGCCGTTCTTCCTCGCCCTGCCCCTTGGCATGATCGGCCTCTACCTGCGTCACGCCCTCGAAGAAACCCCCGCTTTCCAGCAGCACGTTGAAAAGCTCGAGGAAGGTGACCGCGAAGGCCTCGCGCGTGGCCCGAAAGTGTCGTTCAAGGAGGTCGCGACCAAACACTGGCGCAGCTTGATGACCTGCATCGGCGTGGTGGCGGTGACCAACGTCACCTACTACATGCTGCTGACGTACATGCCGAGCTACCTGTCGCACAACCTGCATTACAGTGAAAACCGTGGCGTGCTGATCATCATCGCGATCATGGTCGGCATGCTGTTCGTGCAGCCAGCGATCGGTTTCATCAGCGACAAGATCGGCCGCAAACCTTTCATCGTGGTCGGCAGCATCGGCTTGTTCATTCTGGCAATTCCGGCGTTCATGCTGATCAACAGTGGCAAGATCGGCTTGATCTTCGCCGGTCTGCTGATGCTGGCGGTGTTGCTGAACTTCTTCATCGGCGTCATGGCGTCGACCCTGCCGGCAATGTTCCCCACGCACATCCGCTACAGCGCGCTGGCGGCGGCTTTCAACGTTTCGGTATTGATCGCCGGCCTGACCCCGACCATCGTCGCCTGGCTGGTCGAAAGCACCAACGATCTGTACATGCCGGCGTATTACCTGATGGTCATCGCCGTGGTCGGCCTGGTCACCGGCGTGACCATGAAGGAAACTGCCAACAAACCGCTGCGTGGCGCCGCCCCGGCGGCTTCCGATCTGGAAGAAGCCAAGGAACTGCTGCAAGAACACCACGACAACATCGAACAGAAAATCGAAGACATCGACGCCGAAATCGCCGCGCTCGAAGCCAAACGCAAGGAGTTGGTGCAGCAGCATCCGCGGATCAACTAA